catgtacactgaacaaatatctaaacacaacatgtaaagtgttggacccatgtttcatgagctgaaataaaatattccaaaaatGTTCCCTacgcacaaaaagcatatttctcaaatgttttgcacaaatgtgtttacatccctgttattgagtATTTCTCttctgccaagataatccatccacctgacaggtgtggcatatcgagaaactgattaaacagcatgatcattatacaggttcaccttgtgctgggggcaataaaaggccactaaaatgtgcagttttgtcacacaacacaatgccacatgtcTCAAGTtgtgagggagtgtgcaattggcatgttgaccgCAAGGCTGTCCACCAGAGATGTTCCCATCTTTAATGTTTATGTCTCTACCACAAGCTGTCATTTTACAGaaattggcagtacgtccaaccggcctcacaaacgcAAACCAAATGTATGGctttgtgtgggcgagcggttttctgtcaatgttgtgaacagagtgccccatggtggcagtgagattatgatatgggcaggcataagctacagacaacaaacacaattgcattttatcaatgtcaATTTGACTGTGCAGAGATacagtgacaagatcctgaggcccattgtcgtgtcattcatccacctccatcatgataatgcatggccatgtcgcaaggatctgtacacaatttctggaagaTTAAAATATTCaaattcttccatggcctgcatactcagacatgtcactcattaagcacgtttgggatgctctggatcgatgtgtacgacagcgtatTCCAGGTCCCACCAATAGCcagaaacttcgcacagccattgaagacgagtggaacaacattccataggccacaatcaacagcctgataaactttatgagaaggagatgtgtcgcgctgcacgaggtaaatggtggtcacatcagacactgactggttttctgatccacagcCCAACCTTTTTTTAAAGAATCTGTGACCAACCGATTCATATCTGTATTCAGATCCCATCAacgggggctgtagtggagtgtgttgagagcttcaagttccttggtgtccacatcaccaaccaactatcatgatccaaacacgccaagacagtcgtgaagagggcacgacaaaggcTATTTCCCCTTAGGAGACTTTAAAGCtttggtatgggtcctcagatcctcaaaaacttctacagctgtaccatcctgactggttacatcatcacctggaaactgctcggcatctgaccgcagggcgctacagagggtagtgcgtacggcccagtacatcacttgggacaagcttcctgccatccaggagctctataccagacggtgtcagaggaaggccctaaaaatggtcaaagactccagccacccaagtcatagactgttctctctgctaccacatggcaagcactACCAGAGAGCCCAATCTATGTTCGAAAGActccttaacaacttctaccctcaagccatacgactgctgaacagttaatcaaatggctacgtggactatttgcattgatcccctttttacgctgctgctacttgctgtttattatatactatgtacagtgccagtcaaaggtttggacacacctactcattcaagggtctttatttttgactattttctacagtgtagaataataattagacatcaaaactatgaaataacacatatggaatcatgtagtaaccaaaaaagtgtgaaacaaatcaaaatatatcttataggtgagattcttcaaagtagccacactttgcctcgatagctttgcacactcttggcattctctcaaccggcttcatgaggtagtcacccagAACGCATTTCAATAAATAGGTGTGCCTTgtgaaaagttaatttgtggaatttctttccttcttaatgcatttgagccaatcggctgtgttgtgttgtgacaaggctgggttggtatacagaagatagccctatttggtaaatgaccaagtccatattatggcaagaacagcttaaataagcaaagagaaacaacagtctatcattacttaacaacctcttaaggatctgacACTTTTTCAGATTTTCACAAGGATATGCatttcttgataccatttgaaaggaaacactttgaagtttgtggaaatgtgaaatgaatgtaggaaaACCAACCACTGACTCTCAATCTTACCTGATCCGAAAGAGAAGGGGCTGTAACATCAATCGGACCACAAGTTTGATCCAGGCTTTGCTGTTCTGCTGGTGTTTTTGTTGCACCCAGAGATCCAACCGGTTCTTTTTCCACTATGTCTGTCATCTCTGAGAGTGGTATATCTGATATAGTCTCATAGATATCAGGGTCCTGATATAAATGAGATTGCCCACTAGGATCCCCTGCCAGTGTTTTCATCATCCAGCCGTCAGAGTTCTGCTGTTCAACTGGATCCTTGATAAACGGAGAATGGCCTGACTGCAGCTGAGGAAGTACACGTGTGGGCTCGGGTGGGACAAGGAGCTTTAGGGAAGGGTGCTGCAGCAAATTGCCAAGACCTGGAGTGTCTGAGGCTGAGTTGAATAAGACACCTGGAACTAAACTATGCTTCTTCATCACTTCTTCATCACATGGCGGGCTATCTCTAGTCTCGTTGTTGGAGGTCTGCAGTCCCACCATTGTCTTCACGTGCTCATACCGCTCGATATCATTGATGTCTTGTGAGACCCTGAACGTGGACTTCCTGTGAGTGGAAAGTGATCTCGCAGAGTGATCCGTGGACACGTGGACCCCGATCACAGTGCCTGGCCTTTGACCTTTGTTAGACATCTTCGTTGGCTCTCTGTCAGTCGTTGCCTGCGGGGATGTGTGACTCCCAGGATCGGTGAGGTCCAGTTGGCCCTGGGTCTCCACAGAGAGCTCCCTCACATACTTTGCAGGGATGTAGAAGGGCTTGGTGCTCTGGTCCTTCTGGACGTGCCACCAGTGCTCGTTGGTCCTGGAGACCAGGATGTACCTGTGAACATTACAGGCCCAAAAAGGCAATGTAAACAATATGTTTGGGGGCTGTGCAAAACACACAGTACGTCTATAATCTATATCATGTTGTCCGATCTTTGTTTGTAATTGTACTCATTTTACCATGAGCTGATGACCTATTTCCATTTTGTGAAATATTTTATGGACAATAAATATTTTCAAATCAATTACATGTCGTTGGGCTTGATGGAGACCAGAGCCCCGTTCCTGGCTGTGTACTCATACTCAAACTCCACCTGCACCATCTCCATGTTACTGTAGGTAGGCCTATACAGTCAGCCGCTCCCCTGGCTGGGGCCTCTGTATTGAGATGCATACAGTCACATTTCAGAAGAGGTCATCTTGGGAGCTGGAAACAGTCGAAAGGGTACATTTAAAACTGCTGTATCTGACTTTGTGcatctaaaatggcaccctacttttttttttaccagggtCCATAGGTAGAGTGGCATTTGGGACATAAACTTTATTTGCATTAAAAACATACATTCAGATCTAGTAAACTGAGGCAGGACTTTGCTACACTGGCCATACAGTAATAGGCGTTGGGGAACCTCAACATTGTGGGATTCACAGAATTACATATTAGAACGAATTAATAGGATCTCTGATTAATTAATAGGATCTCTGTTGTGGAAGTACTGTTACTAAAGTCCATCTTTGTCCTCTAGCAACATGATGCACATCTGCCTTACAGATTATTATCATAAAGAATGCAGACTGACAGGTATGGCCGTTTTTGTTCCATGATTTTAACTTGAAAATGGGCAGGCAGACACCATTAAATGTTGGTTCCCATCGCTGTGCATGAAAATACTGCTACAGGAAGTTGCTGACAGCAGTCACTGCAGTGCAGAACGCCCTAACCCCAAATTTAGAGCACTAAAGACACACAACACGGGCACACAGAACAGGAAGCCTGTAGCCCTGCACCACCCTGGAGTGACGATTCTCAGATCACCCCATAGTCAATCTGCAATCTCAGTTTCCCATATAAGGCCTCCAGAGGATAATGGAGAACTGCAGAAAACACAGTTCCTCCCTCTAATTTTAGTATTGTGAAAGCATTGACAACCAGGACCAATTACTAGTCAGGAGTCAAATTGGTCCAAGTTGATTCCCTCTCCAATCTTACCCATTCAAAGTGAGTGAGCCATCTGATCTGTCATCATAACTGTATTTTGTTGACATTGGATATTGTACTTGGATCGAATGTCCTggtgaaaatacattttaaatatcTTCTTAGAGTTTGAGTAACTTGATTGATATGGTGTTGAAATTAAGCTTTGGTCTTGATAAAGCCAAGGGTAAAAACCAACTCTACATTATAATGAGTCAGAGATGTTATGCAGAACAAGTTAAACACATGATTTAATCCCCACTTACAGCAGAATAGGCAAAGTGTCATTCAAAGGGAATCCCATGTCACAATAATGCACACTAACATCACACCAAACTCTTACAATAAAACCAATGTAATTCAAGGCTTGACGATACAATAAATGTGCCTACCTGGAGATGAAAGGCTTGTACCAACtttgtcctcttctctctgaatGTTCAGAGGCTCCCAAATGTCAGAGGGAGTTTAATAACTTCCATTTTCATTAATACCCATCATATTAAACCTGGTAAATCTCTATTTCACCATCTAGTTTCCATCAAATTAGTTAACTTGTCCAAGAGTCCTATGTTCAGAGGTCCTGTGGTGTCAGTTATAAATCCTAGCAGTCTACCACTGCCCTGTGTGCGCACACAGGTTTCAACTTGCCTGACTGCCTCTGTATCATTTCCTGTTCTACCAACTGTGTATTGGAACAACACAGTGAATGGTGAGACTGGGGGACAGGAACAAACACTCAGAGTGCTACAGTATGGCAAATGGTAGTGACTCCGGTTAGTCCTATTGTCTCACAAATACAAAATTGTTTCCATTTAGTCTGTGACCATTACTTCTGTTTAGAACTACAGTACTGAACATTCTCTGGTTATAGGCGAACAGCCCAGAGAAATTCCCCCCAAAATGTGCATcaactatgggccctggtcaaaagtagtgcactatatagggtgccattcgggacacaAACATTGGCTATTAGTGTTAAATACCACCTAGCCTGCATGCCAGTGTGCATTCTGCTGGTTTGGTATAACAACATGACAGTTGGACAAAAAAGGGACGCAAACAGAATGGTATTGGAGTTTTATTAGGAATTACACCTGTGATACACATCCTTTTATCCTCATATTTTCCTCTGCTCTGTAAAGTAAAGCAAGTTAGTCAAGTCTACAGTAAACTCATGTCTCACCTATTCCCTAGACTCCTAGAGGATGTTTTACAGAGGTTTGAACCCTGAGCTATGAATTTCCCTTTGTGGGGAATTTAGGaccaaaaacaaataaaaaagaaTAATGTATGGTTTGTCACAGATTCTTTATTCCCACACATGCAGTACTGCTCTAAACaatgggcagtgtgtgtgtgtttggtcacACAGCTGGGAGAACATTACCTCTAAACTTAAAGGACAATGTTGGCCTGCCAGagagggctctgttcaaaagaaTTGCTGTTTTTAGTGCTGGCATCTACAGCTCCATCAgggctcggatttcatcaacacGTGACGTCTTCCTCTCAATGGGGTTCTTGGTGCCAAAAGCCTTCTCCACCAGATCCTGCTTCTGCCTCTGAATCTTCACCATGTTCTCCTCCACGGAGCCCTTCACTATGAACTACACACACAATAAATAtttgtatgtacacacacaccgcTTCTGCCTCTGTGTCCATGATAAAACCACACACTTTAGTGACTACATTACCCACAACCCGCAGTGTAACCTCTGACCTTAGTGATGACAACATCTCTCTTCTGGCCGAGGCGGTGACACCGGTCCACACACTGGTCCTCTGCTGCTGGGTTCCATGCCTGTGGACACACACAAATGTCAGAGTGTGTacatgtatgtctgtgtgtgaggaAAGTGTAGATTACTGAACAGTTGAAACACTTACTGGGTCCATGAGGAAGACGCGGGATGCAGCGCTGAGGTTTATCCCCACACCTCCGGCTTTGAGTGACAGCAGCATGATCAATGGGCTGCCAGGGGCGTCGCTCTGGAACTCCTGAATGACCTGAGCCCGCCTTTTCTGGCTCATAGTGCCGTCCAGACGTACAAACTTGAAACCCTCCTCCCTAGAGGCAGAGCGTGAGAGAGTGATCCggggtaaaatatatttttaagtgttctgtgtgtgtgtgtgtgtgtgtgtgtgtgtgtgtgtgtacatgttacCTGAGTGGAATCTCCAGAATAGTGAGGAAGCGTGTGAACTGAGAGACAACAAGACTCCTGATGCTGTCGTCCTCACTGCGCAGTCTGAGCAGGCTAGACATTAGAGCCTCCACCTAGACACACCGTTTGTTGATCAGGGGGTGTCTTACAGTAGCTAGAAGCCATCACATCTTATAGCACATGAAAACCATTCACCAGGAGTACGGATTCCATGAACATACAGTAATAAATCAattatacagatatatatatgtgtgtatttgtcttgtctatattgaatacatcatttaaacattcacagtgtaggttggaaaaagtatgtgaacccctaggctaatgacttctcctaaacctaattggagtcaggagtcaggagtcagctaacctggagtacaatcattgagacgagattggagacgTTGGtcagagctgccctgccctataaaatcTCACAAAATTTGAATTTGATAATCacaagcattgcctgatgtgaaccatccctcgaacaaaagagatctcagaagacgtAAGATTAAGAatggttgacttgcataaagctggaaagggttacaaaagtatctctaaaagccttgatgttcatcagttcaCAATAAATCAAATAGTCTAtaaaatggagaaagttcagcactgttgctactctccctaggagtggccgtcctgcaaagacgACTGCACGAGCACAGTGccgaatgctcaatgaggttatgAAGAATCCTAGTGTcggctaaagacttacagaagtCTCTGGAAAATGCTATCATCTCTGTTGCCGAGTccacgatacgtaaaacactaaacaagaatggtgttcatgggggGACACCACaggagaagccactgctgtccaaaatcttcctgaccgttgtgcaggtctgatccgcaactacagaaaacatttggttgagttcattattaaatccaagggttcacatacttttcccaccctgcactgtgaatgtttacacggtctgttcaataaagacatgaaaacgtacaATTGTTTGagcagactgtttgtctattgttgtgacttagatggaGATCAGAtccaattttatgaccaatttatgcataCTTTTGccactgtgtatgtgtgcgtacacacacacacaaaaccagtcaaaagttttacacctactcattcaagggtttttcttcatttttactgttttctacattgtagaataatagtgaagacatcaaaactatgaaataacacatagggaatcatgtactaagcaaaaaagtgttaaacaaatcaatgtattttatatttgagatacttcaaatagccaccttttgccaGGACAGCTTTatacacttggcattctctcaaccagcttcacctggaatgcttttccaacagtcatggagttcccacatatgctgagtacttgttggctgcttttccttcattctgtgatccgaccaatcccaaaccatctcaatttggttgaggacGGATGATTGTGgtagccaggtcatctgatgcagcactccatcactctccttcttggtcaaatagcccttacacagccaggaagtgtgttgggtcattgtcctgttgaaaaacaaatgattgtcccactaagcccaaaccagatcgGATgatgtatcactgcagaatgctgtggtagccatgctggttaactgtgccttgaattctaaataaatcagtgtcatcagcaaagcacccccacaccattacacctcctcctcgatgctttacggtgggaaatatacatgtggagatcatccgctCACCGATACTGTGtctcaaagacacggcggttagaacaaaaaaatctcaaatttggactcaacagaccaaaggacagacttccaccggtcgaatgtccattgctcatgtttcttggcccaagcaagtctcttcttactggtgtccttcagtagaggtttctttgcagcaattcaaccatgaaagcctgatttactgtctcctctgaacagttgattctgtgaagcatttagttgggctgcaatttctgaggctggtaactctaatgaacgtatcctctgcagcagaggtaactctgggtcttccattcctgtggccgACCTCATGAGGGCCAGATCATCATATCGCTTGAAGGTTTTTGCGACTGCTCTTGAGGAAACTTCAAAGTacttgaaattttccgtattgactgaccatgtcttaaaataatgatggactgtcatttctctttgcttatttgagctgttcttgccataatattgacttggtcttttgccaaatagggctatcttctgtatacccccctaccttgtcacaacacaacctattggctcaaatgcattaacaaggaaagaaattccacaaattaacttttcacaaggcacacctattaattgaaatgcattccaggtgactacctcatgaagctggttgagagaatgccaagagtgtgcaaagctgtcatcaaagcaaagggtggctatttgaagaatctcaaatataaaatatgttttgatttgtttaacacttatttgctTACATGATTACATGTGTGTTACTTagtaaagaaaaacctttgaatgagtaggtattctaaaacttttgacagttaattagttagttagttagtaagtaagtaagtatgtatatgcatgtatgtatACACAAAATGTTTATAGGCACAACAACTTTCTACAACGGGGTGGTATTCACTAGGAATCAAACGGGcccaaacagggagggactacctgaacgTTTCCAATAAATGTTTTGCTAGTTTGCACAAATGAATATACCCCAGAAGTGGTTCTACAGGTGTGTACATGTTACCTTGGAGCTGCTCCTCCAGTTCTCCAAGAggttactctcctcctcctcctccaaaggGAACTCCACTAGTTCACTGGCCTTGATCTGGCCTCTGCACAGAGGGCACCGCgcctgctcctacacacacacacacacacacacacacaataagtgTACCTGGTCAATGCCTGCAGcaagcgagcgagcgagagagcaagagagtcaCATGGCATGCATGTAGTTAACTACCTGCTCACTGCGTATGACCTCTGCGATGCATGGTCTGCAGTAGACGTGTGCACAGTGTGTGATGACGGGCAGACGAACAGAGTCCAGACATACAGCACACTCTTCATCAGAGCCAGTGCCCAGCACCAGCCTCAGTTTCATTATCAGACGCTCTCTCAACTCTGCAGGAGTCACAGCTACCACACCTGGcgagggggggaggggtgggggagagggtgtCGGGGAGGGGGTTCATTAGAATGGTATGTGGCTTATTTAAAATACCAACAAAACAATCCGCAACAAAAGTTAAAAATGTATGTGTATACACACACTTTACCCATAtatgtgttacctgtgtgtgtagtcgTCTTTCCCAGTAGGCCAGGGTGGCAGCAGAACTGTCTCAGCCTGACTAGGATAGCCAGAACATCTGCGTAGTTCCTGAGGACAGTCCCCTCTGCAACgtacctagacacacacacacaggtgaaaacacaCATGGCCACACACAGGTATAAACACACACGGCCACACACAGGTATAAACACACACGGCCACACACAGGTATAAACACACACGGCCACACACAGGtataaacacacagccacacCTGCTGATGGTGGTGCGTCCCTCTGTGCGTGCCAGCTCgtattcctccctctccttctgtgtCAGCTCCACTTCCTCTATTCTGACACTCCTCTCTGGCAGAGAGACCAGAGGCCGACCACACACACGGCTGGTCTTCGTACGACGCAGCGTGACACACTTCACCAGAGCCTGCAGATTCCTAAACACACACGCCGggtcaaacacacacatttgAGTTGTCAGCTTTGGCAGCCAGTGAAAACATAAACACAGCCATTGTTACAAATGTGAGATGCTGTAGTCGAGATCAGTTGTCGACTACAGAGAGCAGGAGGGCTCTAAAAACCatgagtcagccagccagtcagtctagCTAGCATGACTGTGAATGACTCTCTCGCTGTTGTGTGTGCGCACGCGTGTACTGACTGCAGGCCGGTCTTTTCCCCCTGTGTGACAGGTCTCTGTATGACTCTGTTCCACCACTCTCTCACGTCGAACGGCTTAAGACGCAGAAAAGCCACCAGCATCCACAGATCTCTCAGGTTGTTCTGGATGGGAGTGCCTGGACACAAATGACACTGAGCTCTTCACATGTTCTATGTCAACAGTTGACATTATCCActagcagtgtgtgtgagtgtgtgtggcttGTACCTGTGAGTATCCAGCGTCTCTGTGTGTTTAATTTGAGTACAGCCTTGCTCTGCTTAGTGTTTGGGTTTCTGATAATATGGCCCTCGTCCAAGACCACTCTCAACCAGCTCACTGTATGGAGGGGACTAGCACTgccctgagacagagacagagaggagtgagtgaaagagagagcgtTGCAGTTTACCAGTCCCAAATCAAGAGCGATAACACACACCCACCCTCCACTCACCGAGTAGTCAGCAGAAAGCACGTTGTAGGTGGTGAGGACCATGTGCTGCGAGGACAGGAAGTGTGTGTCCCTGTTGCGTTCCGAGCCATAGTACAGATACACATTCAGCTTGACGTCCGCTCGCACATGTTGATCCAACTGGTCCTACAACACAAGTTaacatgttagtgtgtgtgagagtgactgaccgtttgtttgtttgtctgtttgtgtgtgactgactgactgtttgtttatgtgtgtgcacGAATGTGCAAAATAATGTGTTCTCACCAGCCAGTTGCTGAGTACCGATAAGGGGCAGATGATGAGAGTGGCTCTGGCTGCTGGGTCGTCTGTGCTCTGGGAAGAGGCAGCTTCCGCCGGCGAAACTACACTTTTACcttaactcacacacacaccaaataatGCAGTCATGAAATGGGTGGGGATGCGTGTAGCTTTATCACAGATCATCAGTATATCAATGATGCATGGCAGAGCAATATAATATATCCACCACATATTGACTATTGAACTCACAGACACTCTTTTTCTGAGGAGCTCCCTGTGTTAACCCACTCAGTGCTGCTGC
This genomic window from Oncorhynchus gorbuscha isolate QuinsamMale2020 ecotype Even-year linkage group LG07, OgorEven_v1.0, whole genome shotgun sequence contains:
- the hltf gene encoding helicase-like transcription factor isoform X1, with the translated sequence MQSRRWFGGSGFSFADDPVTETLSQAIRGTGEELDREPDTGVLFGSLRGSVVGLRYYTGVVNKGEMVSLVRQPQNPYDRNAVMVANVYGSQVGHIKRELAVLLANIMDNNLARVEGVVPFGVTNQFTMSVVLSFWGREENRDAVVRQITSHSFKLQSGPTGFMCADGSRDLPRKSVLLTPEELKNAFDNLFENLMEDKIGEREAVEAVCTPLLPHQKQALSWMCVCENNAALPHFWEVKGELFYNTLTHSSVRERPQRVRGGILADDMGLGKTLTTIALILSNFHHGKPLCEPEKSSPEPKASTTARKNPEGKSGDGDQAEVSVAPAGHFPCMRANQAETQVVCVESVEVVQEDVVEDGDKDWVSEKKAKRRPQGGKAKATTTKKAAKTKGKAVSTSRKGGAVLEDLDFAAALSGLTQGAPQKKSVCKSVVSPAEAASSQSTDDPAARATLIICPLSVLSNWLDQLDQHVRADVKLNVYLYYGSERNRDTHFLSSQHMVLTTYNVLSADYSGSASPLHTVSWLRVVLDEGHIIRNPNTKQSKAVLKLNTQRRWILTGTPIQNNLRDLWMLVAFLRLKPFDVREWWNRVIQRPVTQGEKTGLQNLQALVKCVTLRRTKTSRVCGRPLVSLPERSVRIEEVELTQKEREEYELARTEGRTTISRYVAEGTVLRNYADVLAILVRLRQFCCHPGLLGKTTTHTGVVAVTPAELRERLIMKLRLVLGTGSDEECAVCLDSVRLPVITHCAHVYCRPCIAEVIRSEQEQARCPLCRGQIKASELVEFPLEEEEESNLLENWRSSSKVEALMSSLLRLRSEDDSIRSLVVSQFTRFLTILEIPLREEGFKFVRLDGTMSQKRRAQVIQEFQSDAPGSPLIMLLSLKAGGVGINLSAASRVFLMDPAWNPAAEDQCVDRCHRLGQKRDVVITKFIVKGSVEENMVKIQRQKQDLVEKAFGTKNPIERKTSRVDEIRALMEL
- the hltf gene encoding helicase-like transcription factor isoform X2 → MQSRRWFGGSGFSFADDPVTETLSQAIRGTGEELDREPDTGVLFGSLRGSVVGLRYYTGVVNKGEMVSLVRQPQNPYDRNAVMVANVYGSQVGHIKRELAVLLANIMDNNLARVEGVVPFGVTNQFTMSVVLSFWGREENRDAVVRQITSHSFKLQSGPTGFMCADGSRDLPRKSVLLTPEELKNAFDNLFENLMEDKIGEREAVEAVCTPLLPHQKQALSWMCVCENNAALPHFWEVKGELFYNTLTHSSVRERPQRVRGGILADDMGLGKTLTTIALILSNFHHGKPLCEPEKSSPEPKASTTARKNPEGKSGDGDQAEVSVAPAGHFPCMRANQAETQVVCVESVEVVQEDVVEDGDKDWVSEKKAKRRPQGGKAKATTTKKAAKTKGKAVSTSRKGKSVVSPAEAASSQSTDDPAARATLIICPLSVLSNWLDQLDQHVRADVKLNVYLYYGSERNRDTHFLSSQHMVLTTYNVLSADYSGSASPLHTVSWLRVVLDEGHIIRNPNTKQSKAVLKLNTQRRWILTGTPIQNNLRDLWMLVAFLRLKPFDVREWWNRVIQRPVTQGEKTGLQNLQALVKCVTLRRTKTSRVCGRPLVSLPERSVRIEEVELTQKEREEYELARTEGRTTISRYVAEGTVLRNYADVLAILVRLRQFCCHPGLLGKTTTHTGVVAVTPAELRERLIMKLRLVLGTGSDEECAVCLDSVRLPVITHCAHVYCRPCIAEVIRSEQEQARCPLCRGQIKASELVEFPLEEEEESNLLENWRSSSKVEALMSSLLRLRSEDDSIRSLVVSQFTRFLTILEIPLREEGFKFVRLDGTMSQKRRAQVIQEFQSDAPGSPLIMLLSLKAGGVGINLSAASRVFLMDPAWNPAAEDQCVDRCHRLGQKRDVVITKFIVKGSVEENMVKIQRQKQDLVEKAFGTKNPIERKTSRVDEIRALMEL